A genome region from Manihot esculenta cultivar AM560-2 chromosome 5, M.esculenta_v8, whole genome shotgun sequence includes the following:
- the LOC110614871 gene encoding inactive protein kinase SELMODRAFT_444075, giving the protein MFPGKIEPRIIQRDAFTAAVNVVVAVKAEKVISKTALAWALTHLVHPGDYITLLAVLSNCKTGKRFWSFPRWTGDSGSSQRERLPDRICEISESCSQMVLQFHSQVEVGVRIKVVPGTSGSAVAAEAMRNKANWVVLDKKLKQELRHCIEELRCNIVLMKGSQAKVLRLNLGCSDEDQAPYCSASSSPLRNFGGQRIKHSTPMTSPEGSSTSCSGTREGSLSSCDSMTPLFLIHKQNPLFERTNKGNHAPENNQNDSDDSLKASDCKLITLSANLTSSAAGNHNSVFWIPQNHHVDEKSSTTQNRSSVKIGTQTSRTLLDKFMQHDQDARAGIVLLSQNHQKEHTATSSPRNAVSLGRMSSVPPPLCSLCQHKAPVFGIPPRQFSYKELEEATEGFSDMNFLARGGFGNVYRGILRDGQMVALKLLKSGNSQAGADFDRAVWVLSCAQHRNVVLLVGFCIDGKKRILVYEYICNGSLEFHLHGNKRAPLDLHSKMKIAIGTARGLRYLHEDCRVGCIVHRDMRPNNILVTHDFEPLVADFGLARWHSEWSISTEERVIGTSGYLAPEYINGGKITQKVDVYAFGVVLLELMTGQRISELHFYEGLNFLSDWYTLAALDPIHALTKIYRLLDRYLATAQVHEFLYQLQAMGEAAFLCLHPDPESRPAMSKILKILE; this is encoded by the exons ATGTTTCCGGGGAAAATTGAACCCCGCATTATCCAACGCGACGCCTTCACAGCGGCGGTTAATGTGGTCGTTGCCGTCAAAGCAGAGAAAGTGATCTCCAAGACTGCGCTAGCTTGGGCTTTAACTCACCTTGTTCATCCCGGTGATTACATAACATTGCTCGCCGTCCTCTCTAACTGCAAAACCG GGAAGCGATTCTGGAGCTTTCCAAGGTGGACCGGTGATTCGGGGAGCAGTCAACGAGAAAGGTTGCCGGATCGCATTTGTGAAATCTCCGAGTCTTGTTCTCAGATGGTGCTACAGTTTCATAGCCAAGTCGAG GTGGGAGTGAGGATTAAGGTTGTGCCAGGTACATCTGGCAGCGCTGTTGCAGCTGAAGCAATGCGTAATAAAGCCAACTGGGTTGTACTGGAcaa aaaattaaagcaaGAGCTTAGGCACTGCATAGAGGAGCTTCGCTGCAACATTGTGCTGATGAAAGGTTCTCAAGCAAAAGTGCTTAGACTTAATTTAGGATGCTCAGATGAAGACCAAGCCCCATACTGTTCTGCTTCCTCTTCACCACTCAGGAATTTTGGAGGACAAAGGATAAAACATTCTACTCCAATGACCAGCCCTGAGGGGTCAAGTACTTCCTGCTCAGGAACCAGAGAAGGCTCATTATCAAGTTGTGACTCAATGACACCCCTTTTTCTCATTCATAAACAAAATCCCCTTTTTGAACGTACAAATAAAGGAAATCACGCACCagaaaataatcaaaatgaCTCTGATGACTCACTTAAAGCTTCAGATTGTAAGCTTATCACTTTGTCAGCAAACCTAACATCATCTGCAGCTGGTAATCACAATAGTGTATTTTGGATTCCTCAAAACCACCATGTTGATGAAAAGAGCTCAACAACCCAGAACCGCAGTAGTGTGAAAATTGGAACCCAAACTTCGAGAACTTTACTTGATAAATTTATGCAGCATGATCAAGATGCCAGGGCTGGAATTGTTTTGCTCAGCCAGAACCATCAGAAGGAACACACTGCAACATCAAGTCCAAGAAATGCGGTTTCTTTAGGTAGAATGTCCTCAGTGCCTCCTCCTTTATGCTCATTGTGTCAACACAAGGCACCAGTTTTTGGAATACCTCCAAGACAATTTTCTTACAAGGAGCTAGAGGAAGCCACAGAAGGATTCTCAGATATGAATTTCTTAGCACGGGGAGGTTTTGGCAATGTTTACAGAGGGATATTAAGGGATGGTCAGATGGTTGCATTGAAGTTGTTAAAGTCTGGCAACTCTCAAGCAGGTGCTGATTTCGACAGGGCAGTGTGGGTATTGAGCTGTGCGCAGCATAGAAATGTTGTGTTGTTGGTCGGGTTTTGTATTGATGGCAAGAAGAGAATATTGGTCTATGAGTACATATGCAATGGGTCCTTGGAATTCCACTTGCACG GAAACAAGAGAGCACCTCTAGATTTGCACTCAAAGATGAAAATAGCAATTGGCACAGCCAGGGGCTTAAGATATCTTCATGAAGATTGCAGAGTGGGTTGCATAGTGCACAGAGACATGAGGCCCAATAATATCCTCGTAACACATGATTTTGAACCCCTG GTTGCTGATTTTGGGCTTGCTAGGTGGCACTCTGAATGGAGTATTAGCACAGAGGAACGAGTCATTGGAACTTCAGG GTATCTTGCACCGGAGTACATCAATGGGGGAAAGATTACCCAGAAAgttgatgtgtatgcatttgGTGTGGTTTTGTTAGAACTGATGACAGGCCAAAGAATCAGTGAGCTACATTTTTATGAGGGACTGAATTTCTTATCTGACTGGTATACTCTTGCTGCACTAGACCCAATCCATGCCTTGACAAAAATTTACCGATTGCTGGATCGATACTTGGCTACTGCGCAAGTCCATGAATTTCTCTATCAACTACAGGCGATGGGTGAAGCCGCTTTCTTGTGCCTGCATCCAGATCCAGAATCCAGACCTGCAATGTCAAAG ATCCTTAAAATACTTGAATGA
- the LOC110615080 gene encoding cytochrome P450 CYP82D47: MDYFLLFPAAIEKFLFFPTNATAISTLVILICSLIFWISRRISRTRGKKKAAPEAEGGWPLIGHLHHLGGQQPPHIVLGNMADKYGPIFTIKMGMYRALVVSNWEIAKECLTINDKAFANRPKTLATDLLTYDGAMIGFVSYGNYWRQMRKIATIELLSNHRLEKLKHVRESEVRTALKELYRLWEKKKNNSDMVLVEMKRWFADITSNVILRIIFGKSVGYETTNESEENEKLKVALRDFFDLSGRFVVADAVPFLRWLDIGGHERAMKKTAKHLDLFAERWLKEHKEKKASGFKKGEEDFMDLMLEILDDNAEAVLGRDSDTLNKAMTLSLTLAASDTTLVTFTWVLSLLINNPDVLKKAQHELDENVGKERLVHESDMSNLVYLQAIIKETLRLYPAGPLSLPHESMEGCVVAGYNIPAGTRLLVNLSKIHRDPSVWSNPTEFQPERFLTTHKDYDVRGQHFEFMPFGSGRRMCPGVSFALQVLQLTLATLLQGFDFANPSTEPLDMSESVGLTNLKSTPLECLLHPRLQSHFYQ; the protein is encoded by the exons ATGGATTATTTTCTCTTGTTTCCTGCAGCGATTGAAAAGTTTCTCTTCTTCCCCACAAATGCTACGGCCATCTCTACCCTCGTGATCTTAATATGCTCCTTGATCTTTTGGATATCAAGAAGAATCTCGAGGACTAGAGGGAAGAAAAAAGCAGCGCCAGAAGCTGAAGGAGGGTGGCCTCTAATTGGCCACCTCCACCACTTAGGAGGGCAGCAACCGCCCCACATAGTATTGGGCAACATGGCTGACAAATACGGTCCTATCTTCACTATCAAGATGGGAATGTATCGAGCTTTAGTGGTGAGCAACTGGGAGATTGCAAAGGAGTGTCTAACCATCAACGATAAAGCTTTTGCTAATCGTCCAAAGACTCTAGCCACCGACCTTTTGACCTACGATGGTGCGATGATTGGGTTTGTCTCATATGGCAACTATTGGCGTCAAATGCGCAAGATAGCCACAATTGAACTTCTTTCTAACCACCGACTCGAGAAGCTGAAACATGTACGAGAATCCGAGGTGAGAACGGCTTTAAAAGAGTTGTATAGATTAtgggaaaagaagaaaaataattcagACATGGTTTTGGTGGAGATGAAGAGGTGGTTTGCAGACATAACCTCAAACGTAATATTGAGGATAATTTTTGGGAAATCTGTGGGATATGAGACTACAAATGAAAGCGAAGAGAATGAAAAATTGAAGGTAGCATTGAGGGACTTCTTTGATTTGTCAGGGAGGTTTGTGGTGGCTGATGCGGTGCCGTTTTTGAGGTGGCTGGATATTGGGGGACATGAGAGAGCCATGAAGAAGACTGCAAAACATTTGGATCTTTTCGCTGAAAGGTGGCTAAAGGAACACAAGGAGAAGAAAGCTTCTGGTTTTAAGAAAGGAGAAGAGGACTTCATGGATCTGATGCTGGAAATTCTCGATGATAATGCAGAAGCGGTTCTAGGCCGAGATTCCGATACCCTCAACAAAGCCATGACACTG AGTCTGACCTTGGCAGCCTCGGACACAACGTTGGTGACTTTCACATGGGTTCTGTCTTTACTGATCAACAACCCAGATGTCTTAAAAAAGGCTCAGCACGAGTTAGACGAAAATGTTGGTAAGGAAAGACTAGTACACGAATCTGATATGAGTAACTTGGTTTACCTTCAAGCCATAATCAAGGAAACGCTGCGTTTATACCCTGCTGGACCACTTTCTTTGCCACATGAGTCAATGGAGGGCTGCGTTGTAGCTGGCTACAATATTCCAGCAGGCACAAGACTCCTTGTTAATCTTTCCAAGATTCATCGCGACCCAAGTGTTTGGTCCAACCCCACTGAGTTCCAACCAGAACGGTTTCTTACAACTCACAAAGATTACGATGTGAGAGGCCAACACTTTGAGTTTATGCCTTTCGGCAGTGGAAGAAGGATGTGCCCTGGTGTGTCTTTTGCGCTTCAGGTTTTGCAGTTAACTCTAGCTACGTTGCTACAGGGGTTTGATTTTGCAAACCCAAGTACCGAACCGCTTGATATGAGTGAGAGCGTTGGATTGACCAACCTCAAATCAACACCACTCGAATGCCTCCTTCATCCTCGCCTTCAATCTCATTTCTATCAATAG